A region from the Salmo trutta chromosome 40, fSalTru1.1, whole genome shotgun sequence genome encodes:
- the LOC115180265 gene encoding E3 ubiquitin/ISG15 ligase TRIM25 — protein MDSINCSICLDLLKDPVTIPCGHSYCKGCIKGYWSLDDQKGIHSCPQCRQTFTPRPALNRNILLAELVEKLKTDFKTAPSASCFPGPEDVKYDHDDSAAAAERTEKQGQLREKRQQVGLRICVREKEMQDIRQAVMSLSLSTQAAVEYCELVFAELIRSIERRRCEVKELISAHQRASVSQAEGLLERLEQEIAELKRRDKDLEQLAQTEDNIHFLKTFQSLCVAPGSELLPYITANQHFSFEEVKSSISGMMERLEDVLKEEMVQIPGKVMAVSEVCVLSPRPELTAAAEVHFHHEPKTRVEFLENYCHLTLDPNSAYQHLCLSECNREVSWSDKALPYSDHPDRFTDHYQVLCKEDLSGTHYCEVDRRGECEVAITYRSISRKGGLECCFGSNDQSWSLVCRNSSCSYWHNKNRTDIPVPCSTRVGVYLDSRAGTLAFYSVSDTMTLLHRVQTTFTEDLCAGFWVGPGCGSSVALC, from the exons ATGGACTCGATCAATTGTTCGATCTGCCTGGATCTACTGAAGGATCCAGTGACTATTCCCTGTGGACACAGCTACTGTAAAGGCTGTATCAAGGGATATTGGAGTCTTGATGACCAAAAGGGAATTCACAGCTGCCCCCAGTGCCGACAGACCTTCACCCCAAGACCTGCTCTGAACAGAAACATTCTGCTGGCTGAGTTGGTAGAGAAATTGAAGACAGATTTCAAAACGGCTCCCTCTGCTTCTTGTTTCCCTGGACCTGAAGATGTAAAGTATGATCATGATGACTCAGCCGCagcagcagagaggactgagaaacag GGGCAGTTGAGAGAGAAACGGCAGCAAGTCGGGCTGAGaatctgtgtgagagagaaggagatgcagGACATAAGACAGGCGGTGATGTCCCTTTCA CTTTCTACACAGGCAGCAGTGGAGTACTGTGAGCTGGTCTTTGCTGAGCTgatccgctccattgagagaaggcgctgtgaggtgaaggagctgatcagcGCCCACCAGAGGGCGTCAGTAAGCCAGGCTGAAGGACTCCTGGAGCGACTGGagcaggagatagctgagctgaaGAGGAGAGACAAGGATCTGGAGCAGCTCGCACAAACAGAGGATAACATTCATTTCCTCAAG aCTTTCCAGTCTCTTTGTGTGGCTCCTGGATCTGAGCTCTTACCCTATATCACTGCCAACCAACACTTCTCCTTTGAGGAAGTGAAGAGCTCCATCTCTGGAATGATGGAGCGGCTGGAGGATGTATTGAAGGAGGAAATGGTGCAGATACCTGGAAAAG TAATGGCTGTCTCCGAAGTCTGTGTCCTCAGCCCAAGACCAGAAT TAACGGCTGCCGCTGAAGTACATTTTCATCATGAGCCCAAGACCAGAGTGGAGTTCTTGGAGA ACTACTGCCATCTCACGTTGGATCCCAACTCGGCGTATCAACACCTGTGTCTGTCTGAGTGCAATAGAGAAGTGTCATGGAGTGACAAGGCTCTGCCTTATTctgaccatccagacagattcacaGACCACTACCAGGTGTTGTGTAAAGAGGATCTGTCTGGAACCCACTACTGTGAGGTAGATAGGAGGGGAGAATGTGAGGTAGCCATCACATACAGAAGCATCAGCAGGAAAGGCGGATTggaatgttgttttggttccaatgATCAGTCCTGGAGTTTGGTGTGTCGTAACTCGAGTTGTTCCTATTGGCACAATAAGAATAGGACTGATATCCCTGTCCCCTGCTCcaccagagtaggagtgtatctggacagCAGGGCAGGGACTCTGGCCTTCTACAGCGTCTCAGAtacaatgaccctcctccacagagtccagaccacattcactgAGGACCTCTGTGCTGGGTTTTGGGTTGGTCCTGGTTGTGGATCGTCTGTGGCTCTGTGTTGA
- the LOC115180266 gene encoding lamin tail domain-containing protein 1-like — translation MWKVSWDTHGTSALVPRQAHVTRPATAADIYSRKPHQGADSSRDKMVAHARRSESAEDGRAGCTTDIWHSLTKDLVEESIPCGTQERKRRPSTARQHRHEYSSATGSVRITDVQLQGLLVRLGNSSQREQDIGGFRLQQNVAGRPIAEFLFPPRTLLQPASSVTVWSEASGRKTQSPGDFLWVGLERIMLGPKCTTVLCKDNGQAIAWYTPARCTGIKPQQAWAEHHEKVESCREDTLSCEIASIPATEINCPDNTPFLLIKRKKHVFRVCHSPWTQNPSSITHPSCSPCALLDFRARPQSNPARKHTAGVQARRPAALRSQRTGVGGGPVRSAGPCVGGVMFLGPQPPCASPLQQYRTAATLHTTTGLSLLRCMKVKEVATAAQAHDCPGTTDMRLKPPWASSRKRAPL, via the exons ATGTGGAAGGTGTCCTGGGATACCCATGGGACTTCAGCATTGGTCCCCAG ACAGGCCCATGTGACGAGACCTGCTACAGCTGCAGACATCTACTCCAGAAAACCGCATCAGGGAGCAGATAGCA GTAGGGACAAAATGGTTGCTCATGCCAGGCGTTCTGAGTCGGCTGAGGACGGTCGAGCCGGATGCACCACAGATATCTGGCACTCCCTGACAAAGGACCTGGTGGAGGAGAGCATTCCCTGCgggacacaggaaaggaagaggagGCCGTCCACAGCTAGGCAACACAGGCATGAATACTCCAG TGCCACAGGCAGTGTGCGGATCACAGATGTCCAGCTGCAGGGTCTGTTAGTGAGGCTGGGGAACTCCTCCCAGAGAGAGCAGGACATCGGGGGGTTCCGTCTCCAGCAGAACGTAGCAGGACGTCCCATCGCAGAGTTCCTCTTCCCTCCCAGAACACTCCTCCAACCAGCTAGCTCTGTTACG gtTTGGTCTGAAGCCTCTGGAAGGAAGACACAGAGCCCAGGGGACTTCCTTTGGGTTGGGTTGGAGCGCATCATGTTGGGACCAAAGTGTACCACAGTCCTATGCAAAGACAATGGCCAA GCCATAGCATGGTACACACCTGCACGCTGTACTGGGATAAAGCCACAACAGGCCTGGGCTGAGCATCATGAAAaggtggagagctgcagagaggACACTTTGTCCTGTGAAATAGCAAGCATCCCTGCTACAGAGATCAACTGCCCTGACAACACACCCTTTCTTCTGATTAAAAG GAAGAAGCATGTGTTTAGGGTGTGCCATAGTCCGTGGACCCAGAACCCTTCATCCATAACCCATCCTTCCTGCTCCCCCTGTGCTCTGCTAGACTTCCGGGCCCGGCCCCAGAGCAACCCTGCAAGGAAACACACCG CCGGTGTCCAGGCCAGAAGACCTGCCGCCCTACGTTCCCAGAGGACTGGAGTGGGAGGAGGACCTGTTCGATCAGCTGGG cCCTGTGTAGGAGGTGTGATGTTCCTTGGCCCTCAGCCCCCCTGCGCCTCCCCCCTCCAGCAGTACCGCACTGCAGCTACACTACACACCACAACAGGGTTATCACTGCTTAGATGCATGAAAGTCAAAGAGGTAGCTACTGCTGCACAGGCACATGACTGTCCAGGGACTACAGACATGAGACTGAAACCACCTTGGGCAAGCAGCAGAAAAAGAGCCCCACTCTAA
- the LOC115180223 gene encoding plakophilin-2, whose product MEAPQLNKSVLPALDSFTLDADDTSLALPPEDNTKAHSNDRSFRVQQQVQLTLARKGKKTTFNGSHHLSRKPSVITGSRDGTLSDMKRHSPLGQIGGRDFSSLSSLKENIRSPSKRVDLTPVTSPELPRSHLAYGTLRFGTYTLPGPSQPPMMATSVERSYGTDLRRRYAHSEVARSTRTQAMAKGGNYHWGQSLRQTRGPQPLSADHSFLCSSPAIRTDNSTYLMEVQRGARRQTGYGSFNATQRAEGLAWLGQVGRESQEHVGAKWPRSYPASLVSMEVDMSQKREAVEPEIQQIYVNEVTALKPENKVPELTLERAVNLLGQDNEEIQITAASFIQNQCFNSADAKKMVFYLHGIPKLIKLLQSDSEELERIATGALRNIVFESSENKMEVKDNEGVAPVLRLLRRSRNIATRRQITGLLWNLSSHDLLKEHLSKEALEILTTSVLVPCSGLSEGENPKDGMLADPDTFYNATGCLRNISSAGPEGREAMRQCKNLIDSLVYYIRGTIADYKPDDKSTENCVCILHNLSYQVELPQKYASELHESRLNLAPKTKTPGCFGSRSAKIIQRLEPKRPLMEEKGSPCGIEWLWSAITVRMYLSIMARSICPYTQEAAIGALQNITAGNGLVSQAIAHTIVQRENGLLQAMKMLQEGGMDVKKTAVSLLCNISRYRELHAHIVKQLLPQLVVMLPNSDTSTDLPTEVTVSLCHILINLSQDETQHVRAIVNHGALPKIINISAKDNRFGPTRAGQAACILLHSMWSHSELHRAYRKAGYRKADFVNSRTSKAVH is encoded by the exons ATGGAAGCGCCGCAATTGAATAAGTCAGTTTTACCTGCACTCGACTCATTCACACTTGACGCAGATGACACGAGTTTGGCATTACCACCAGAGGATAATACAAAGGCTCATTCAAACGACCGGAGTTTTCGCGTTCAGCAACAAGTGCAGCTCACACTTGCTCGTAAGGGCAAAAAGACAACGTTCAATG GTAGTCATCATCTATCCAGAAAGCCATCAGTTATCACCGGTTCCAGAGATGGAACCTTGTCTGACATGAAG AGACACTCACCTTTGGGCCAGATCGGCGGCAGGGACTTCAGCAGCCTGTCGTCTTTGAAGGAGAATATAAGAAGTCCATCTAAGAGGGTGGATTTGACCCCAGTCACCAGCCCTGAGTTACCTCGCTCCCATCTGGCTTACGGGACACTCCGTTTCGGAACCTACACCCTCCCCGGCCCTAGCCAGCCGCCCATGATGGCTACTTCAGTGGAGCGGTCGTACGGGACAGACTTGAGGCGACGTTATGCACATTCGGAAGTGGCCCGTAGCACAAGGACGCAAGCCATGGCTAAAGGTGGCAACTACCACTGGGGCCAGTCCCTCAGACAGACTCGAGGTCCTCAGCCCCTCTCTGCAGACCACTCATTCCTGTGCAGCAGCCCTGCTATTCGCACCGACAACAGCACCTACCTGATGGAGGTTCAAAGGGGGGCAAGGAGACAAACAGGCTACGGATCATTCAATGCTACCCAGAGAGCAGAGGGCCTGGCCTGGCTTGGCCAGGTGGGGAGGGAGAGCCAGGAGCATGTGGGAGCCAAATGGCCTCGCTCGTACCCGGCCTCGCTGGTCAGCATGGAGGTGGACATGTCCCAGAAGAGGGAGGCAGTGGAGCCAGAGATCCAGCAGATATACGTGAATGAAGTCACTGCGCT GAAGCCGGAGAACAAAGTGCCTGAGCTGACATTGGAGCGGGCAGTGAACCTGCTGGGCCAAGACAATGAGGAGATACAGATCACTGCTGCCAGCTTTATTCAAAACCAATGTTTCAACAGCGCTGATGCTAAGAAGATG GTGTTCTACCTCCACGGTATACCCAAGCTGATCAAACTGCTGCAGAGCGACAGCGAGGAGCTGGAGCGCATAGCGACAGGGGCGCTCCGAAACATCGTCTTCGAGAGCAGCGAGAACAAGATGGAGGTGAAGGACAACGAGGGCGTGGCCCCTGTACTGCGTCTGCTCAGGAGAAGTCGCAACATAGCGACCCGGCGGCAGATCACTG GGCTGTTGTGGAACTTATCCTCCCATGACCTGCTGAAGGAGCATCTCTCCAAAGAGGCCCTGGAGATCCTGACCACTTCTGTGCTGGTGCCCTGCTCAGGCCTGTCTGAGGGGGAGAACCCCAAAGACGGCATGCTGGCTGACCCAGACACCTTTTACAACGCCACTGGCTGCCTCCG AAACATAAGCTCGGCTGGTCCAGAAGGGAGAGAAGCCATGCGGCAGTGTAAGAACCTTATTGACTCACTGGTATACTACATCCGCGGGACCATAGCTGACTACAAGCCTGATGACAAG TCCACAGAGAACTGTGTGTGCATCCTGCACAACCTCTCCTACCAGGTGGAGCTTCCACAGAAGTACGCCAGCGAGCTCCATGAGTCTCGACTCAACCTGGCTCCAAAGACCAAGACCCCCGGCTGTTTCGGCTCCCGCAGTGCCAAAATCATCCAG CGTCTTGAACCAAAGCGCCCTCTGATGGAGGAGAAGGGTAGTCCCTGTGGGATAGAGTGGCTGTGGAGCGCCATCACAGTGCGCATGTACCTGTCAATCATGGCCCGCAGCATCTGTCCCTACACCCAGGAGGCTGCCATCGGAGCCCTACAGAACATCACAGCTGGGAACGGCCTG GTATCCCAGGCCATCGCCCACACCATAGTACAGCGGGAGAATGGTCTACTCCAGGCCATGAAGATGCTccaggaaggagggatggatgtgAAGAAGACTGCTGTATCCCTGCTGTGTAACATCTCACGCTACAGAGAGCTTCACGCTCACATCG TCAAACAGTTGTTGCCACAGCTGGTGGTCATGTTACCCAACTCGGACACGAGCACAGACCTGCCTACAGAGGTGACTGTGTCCCTGTGCCACATCCTCATCAACCTGAGCCAGGATGAGACGCAGCACGTCAGGGCCATCGTCAACCACGGGGCGCTGCCCAAGATCATCAACATCAGCGCAAAGGACAACAG GTTTGGTCCCACCAGGGCTGGCCAGGCAGCCTGCATCCTACTACACAGCATGTGGAGCCACTCGGAGCTCCACAGGGCCTATAGGAAG GCTGGATATAGGAAAGCAGACTTCGTCAACAGCAGGACATCAAAGGCTGTACATTAA